From the Ruminiclostridium josui JCM 17888 genome, one window contains:
- a CDS encoding VanZ family protein yields MKRRGENKQMLEVTYWELVTVISIVWVIIRVLMGIKNKKVSFSREAQMMMVYICIIVITRIVNFPWHHVNGQIGTMKFDVSKAIPPWINLFPIVHLFETYDGWQMNIIGNITMFIPVGIVWPICFKRIDNIEKTIFAGAGFSLLIEITQLFFYERCSDIDDIILNTAGVAIGALIYFECKKMRARKLG; encoded by the coding sequence GAGAGAATAAGCAGATGTTAGAGGTTACATATTGGGAATTGGTTACAGTCATATCAATTGTATGGGTGATTATAAGAGTGCTAATGGGAATAAAAAATAAAAAGGTATCTTTTTCCCGAGAAGCACAAATGATGATGGTGTATATATGTATCATTGTGATTACAAGAATCGTGAATTTTCCATGGCATCATGTTAATGGACAGATTGGAACTATGAAGTTTGATGTTTCAAAAGCTATTCCACCATGGATTAATCTGTTTCCAATCGTACATCTTTTTGAGACTTATGATGGATGGCAAATGAATATCATTGGAAATATAACAATGTTTATTCCGGTTGGAATAGTTTGGCCAATATGTTTTAAGAGAATAGACAACATAGAAAAAACAATTTTTGCCGGAGCGGGATTTTCTCTATTAATCGAAATAACTCAATTGTTTTTTTATGAAAGATGCAGTGACATAGATGATATTATTTTAAATACTGCGGGTGTAGCAATTGGTGCTTTGATATATTTTGAATGCAAGAAAATGCGCGCAAGAAAGCTAGGATGA